The Sandaracinaceae bacterium genome contains the following window.
GAGGGCCGCGCCGATCACGAGGAGGCTGTGGGTCGGCCTGCTGACCTTGGCCTTCGCCGCGCCGGCTGCCGCGCAATCTGCGCCGGCCGTCGTGCGCACGCTCGGCGTGTCGGGCGGCGCGGAGCGGGCAGAGGTCGTGCTGGAAGGCGACTTCGACGTGCCTCGCTACGCCCTGCGGACGCGGGATGGAGGGCGCGTGGTGGCGCTCGAGCTCGAGGGGGCGCGGCTCCCCGATGACGGGCTCGCGGTCAGCGGCGCAGCCGGCCTCGTGGAGAACAGCGCGAGCAGCACCACGGCGCGCGGCGTCGTGGTCACGCTCGGGCTGAGCCGCGCGGTGACGCCGCGCGCGCGTGCCTCTCGGGGACGCGTCACGCTCGTGCTCGAGCCCGCGGGCGCCGAGCAGGCGGAGGCGGAGACGGCGGCCACCGGCGGTCACCCCGAGATCCGCAGCGTGCACGTCGAGCGGCGTGACGGACGCGATCGGGTGGTCATCGAGCTCGACCGCGCCGCGCGCTTCCGTACGCTGCCGATGGCCTCCGGGCCGGCCCGCCTCGTCATCGACGACGCGCGAGTGGGGGAGGGCGTCGCCTCCGAGCTCCGCGTCGACGACGGGGAGGACCTGCTGGTGCGCGCGGTGCGCGTCCGGGGCGGCGGGAGCCGCGCCACGGTCGAGGTCGAGCGCCTCGAGGGCGCGCGCGGCACCGCCATCCGCGAGGGCAACCGCATCGTGTGGTTGTTCTCGCCGGGGGAGGGGCGCCAGGCCCGCCCGCGCTCGCGCGCCATCGCCCGCGAGGCGTGGGCCGACGCGGACGGGCTCGAGGGAACCGAGATCGTCGAGGGCGACGAGGTCGCCGCGTTCCTCACCGACGTGCCCATGCAGATCGGTCGCGCTCGCGGCTCTCGTCGCTACCGCGGCCGGCGCATCGACCTCGACTTCCACAACGCGGACATCCACAACATCCTGCGCCTGATCGCGGAGGTCGGCGGCGTCAACATCGTCACGAGCGACGACGTCAGCGGCAGCGTGACCATCCGCATGCGGAACGTCCCGTGGGACCAGGCGCTCGACGTCATCCTGCAGGCCAAGGGGCTGGGCATGGTCCGGCGCGGCAACCTCATCCGGGTCGCGCCGCTCTCCACGCTGGAGAAGGAGCGGGAGCTCGCGATCGCGCGGCAGAAGCAGCAGGTCGAGCTGGCGCCGCTCGAGACGCGGCTCATCCCGGTGAGCTACGCGACGGCGACGGATCTGTCTCCGCGGGTGCAGGAGCTGCTCACGACCCGCGGCAACGTCAGCGTCGACGAGCGCACCAACGTGCTCATCGTGCGCGACACCATCGACAGCCTCGACGACATCGAGGAGCTCGTCCGCACGCTCGACACGCAGACGCCGCAGGTGCTCGTCGAGGCGCGCATCGTCGAGGCGACCAGCCAGTACGTACGCGACGTCGGCATCCAGTGGGGCGGCAACGTCATCGCCTCCACCGCGACCGGGAACCCCACGGGGCTCATCTTCCCGGCCAACGTGGGCGTGACCGGCGGCAACTACGATCAGAACTCGCCGACCGCCGGCCTGACCCCCTTCGCGCAGCGGGTGGCGACGCCCAACTACGCGGTGAAC
Protein-coding sequences here:
- the pilQ gene encoding type IV pilus secretin PilQ, with the protein product MRRKKCVYVERGPGRAAPITRRLWVGLLTLAFAAPAAAQSAPAVVRTLGVSGGAERAEVVLEGDFDVPRYALRTRDGGRVVALELEGARLPDDGLAVSGAAGLVENSASSTTARGVVVTLGLSRAVTPRARASRGRVTLVLEPAGAEQAEAETAATGGHPEIRSVHVERRDGRDRVVIELDRAARFRTLPMASGPARLVIDDARVGEGVASELRVDDGEDLLVRAVRVRGGGSRATVEVERLEGARGTAIREGNRIVWLFSPGEGRQARPRSRAIAREAWADADGLEGTEIVEGDEVAAFLTDVPMQIGRARGSRRYRGRRIDLDFHNADIHNILRLIAEVGGVNIVTSDDVSGSVTIRMRNVPWDQALDVILQAKGLGMVRRGNLIRVAPLSTLEKERELAIARQKQQVELAPLETRLIPVSYATATDLSPRVQELLTTRGNVSVDERTNVLIVRDTIDSLDDIEELVRTLDTQTPQVLVEARIVEATSQYVRDVGIQWGGNVIASTATGNPTGLIFPANVGVTGGNYDQNSPTAGLTPFAQRVATPNYAVNLPAQTATGSGGALGLTLGSLGGTVNVNVRLSAAESTGVVRIISSPRILTLDNHEAHIAQGTLIPYSQISAQGVQTAFQEAKLELRVTPHVTADGSVSMHVKVTRDEPDFTRTSARGDPTILKREAETHLLIEDGHTAVIGGIYTRNTGRNVDQVPFFGDIPILGVLFQRRRVRDERNELLIFLTPRIVNRAESLRR